The window CCAGCGCGGTGACTCCGGCAGCCGTGAACGCAGCCACCAGATAAACAGCGCGAACACCGCACTGGCGAGCACTACCCAACGCCAGCCGGAGTAACCGAACGGCGCCTGGGGCACCAGCCACCAAGACATCAGCGCCACCGCTGGCACTGACAGGAACTGGATGAAAAACGCGAAGGCGAACGCCGAACTGCGCATGCGCTTGGGGACCAACTCCGCAAGATAGGCGTCGATGGTCACCAGCTCGATACCCAGCCCGATCCCGACCAGAAAACGCATGCAGATGATGCCCAGTGCATCGCTCTGGATTCCCATCAGCACTGTGGCGACCGTGTACCAGATCAGCGCGAAGGTGAAAATCGCCCGGCGACCAAAGCGGTCGGCGATGGGGCTGAGCAGGCTGGCGCCGAGGAACAGACCTAGAAAGGTCGCCGAGGCGAAGGCTGCCTGGTCCGAAAAGCCGAATACGCCCTGAGCGCCGGTGGCAAAGATGCCGTCGCGCAATAGGCCGGGGCTGATGTAGGCGGTCTGAAACAAGTCGTACAGCTCGAAAAAGCCGCCAATAGACAGTAGCGCCACCAGCTTCCACACCGTTGCGACTGCTGGCAGACGGTCGATCCGCGCGGAAATCTGCGCCGCACGAACCGGGTCGATGCCGTGCTCACTGAGGTGGGTGGTCGAGGAGGAAGACATACGCGAGGTTCCGTTATGTTTTGATGCCGTATGGTAGGTTTTTTACAATTGGTAATGTTTGTTGGTTATGGCTATTTATCTATTAAAGCTGTTCGAAAATGGCGCCTAACTCGGTATTTGAGCAATTTAATTTCGTTTAGCCTTCTTTGTGCTCCTGGCGCGGATTATGTAGGAGCTGCCGGAGGCTGCGAGGGCGGTGTGCCAGGAATACTCTCTTCGCAGCCTTCGGCAGCTCCTACAGGGGGTTAGGCGAATCATGAGCTGTATCAAGATGTGTCGCAAAACCCTAAGATAAAGCTCCCGTTCCGCTGCCAGCCTGGTTCCTGTGACGTTCAAACTCCCCGATACCGCGACCGCCCCCTTTTGCCCGTCGGCTGTGACGGACAGCGTTTCCATTCCGGCCAACGCTTCGCTGGCGCGCAAGATGCTGCTGTTTGTCGGCCCTGGCCTGCTGGTGTCCATCGGTTATATGGACCCCGGCAACTGGGCCACGGCCATCGAAGCCGGGTCGCGTTTTGGTTATGCGCTGCTGTTCGTGGTGGTGCTGGCCAGTTTGTCAGGCATGGTGCTGCAGAACCTCTGCTCGCGTCTGGGTATCGCCACCGGGCGGGATCTGGCGCAGCTGTCGGCTTCGCGCTACAGCCCTGGTGTCGCCAAGGGGCAATGGCTGCTGGCGGAACTGTCGATCATAGCCACTGACCTTGCCGAAGTGCTGGGGGCGGCTTTGGCTTTTCACTTGCTGCTCGGGGTTTCAATCACCACCGGCGTGGCGCTGACCGCCTTCGACACCCTGATCGTGCTGGCGCTGCAGGGCGCCAACTTCCGGCGTCTGGAAGCTATCGTGCTGGGGCTGATCGCGACGATTGGCGCTTGTTTCACGGTCGAGCTGATCCTGATCAAACCCTTCTGGCCCGACGTTGCCGCCGGGCTCAAACCCAGCTGGGACGTGCTGAGCAGTCAGGAGCCGCTTTACATTGCCATCGGTATTCTGGGCGCGACGGTGATGCCCCATAACCTGTACCTGCATTCTTCGGTGGTGCAGACCCGGGTCAATGGCAGTGACACCGCGCACAAGGCCAGCGCGATCAAATTCGCGCGCATCGACACCATTGCGTCGTTGAGCCTGGCCTTGTTGATCAACGCCGCGATTCTGATCCTCGCTGCCGCGGCCTTCCATAAAAGCGGGCATACCGACGTGGTGGAAATCCAGGACGCCTATCACCTGCTTGACCCTCTGGTGGGTGGCGCCGTGGCCAGTGTGTTGTTCGGGATTGCCTTGCTGGCGGCGGGGCAGAGCTCGACTTTCACCGGCACGATTGCCGGGCAGGTGGTACTCGAAGGCTTCCTGCAGGCCAAGATCCCTTGCTGGCAGCGGCGCCTGATCACACGGGCGCTGGCCTTGATTCCGGCACTCATTGGAGTGATGTGGCTGGGCGACAGCTCGGTGGGCAAGATGCTGGTCCTCAGCCAGGTGGTGCTCAGCCTGCAATTGCCTTTCGCCCTCTGGCCCCTGATTCGCTTCACCAGCGACCGCCAATTGATGGGGCCGTTCGTTAATAGCTGGCTGGTGAAGGTGGTGGCGTGGGGGTTATTCGGACTGATTTCCGCGGCGAACCTGACGTTATTGTGGTTCTGGGTGAATTGAACCCCCGGTCACAGGATGGGCTCTCATATGAGGACCTATTGGCTGTGACCCGCCTGTGGGACCGGCTTTAGCCGGGAATGCAGTGTGTCGGTTGATGCAAATGCAGTGGGTGAACTGTCCTCTTCCCGGCTAAAGCCGGTCCCACGAGTAAGCACTGTAAGGAGCGAGCGCAATGACCCTCCAAGACACCGCTCTCCAGGGCCAGATCTTCGAAACCGATCTCCCGGCGCGCCTGGACCGTCTGCCCTGGGGGCGGTTTCATACCTTGCTGGTGTTTGCCCTGGGCATCACCTGGTTGCTGGACGGGCTTGAGGTCACCCTGGCCGGGTCTGTTTCCGGGGCGCTCAAAGCCAGCCCGGCGCTGCAGATGACCAACAGCGATATCGGCCTGGCGGGCGGCGTGTACATCGCGGGTGCCGTCCTGGGCGCATTGTTTTTCGGCTGGCTGACCGACCGCCTGGGGCGTCGCAAGTTGTTCTTCATCACCTTGCTGTTGTATGTCGGCGCCACAGCCGCCACGGCCTTTTCCTGGAGCCTGGAAAGCTTTCTACTGTTCCGCTTTCTGACGGGGATGGGCATCGGTGGCGAATACACGGCGATCAATTCGACGATTCAGGAATTCACCCCCGCGCGTTATCGCGGTTGGGTGGACCTGAGCATCAATGGCACCTTCTGGCTGGGTGCGGCGCTGGGGGCGGGCGGATCGATCGTATTGCTCGACCCGCAATGGATCGGTGGCGA of the Paucimonas lemoignei genome contains:
- the mntH_1 gene encoding manganese transport protein MntH encodes the protein MTFKLPDTATAPFCPSAVTDSVSIPANASLARKMLLFVGPGLLVSIGYMDPGNWATAIEAGSRFGYALLFVVVLASLSGMVLQNLCSRLGIATGRDLAQLSASRYSPGVAKGQWLLAELSIIATDLAEVLGAALAFHLLLGVSITTGVALTAFDTLIVLALQGANFRRLEAIVLGLIATIGACFTVELILIKPFWPDVAAGLKPSWDVLSSQEPLYIAIGILGATVMPHNLYLHSSVVQTRVNGSDTAHKASAIKFARIDTIASLSLALLINAAILILAAAAFHKSGHTDVVEIQDAYHLLDPLVGGAVASVLFGIALLAAGQSSTFTGTIAGQVVLEGFLQAKIPCWQRRLITRALALIPALIGVMWLGDSSVGKMLVLSQVVLSLQLPFALWPLIRFTSDRQLMGPFVNSWLVKVVAWGLFGLISAANLTLLWFWVN